DNA from Dehalobacter sp. 12DCB1:
TGTGCAGGCTTCCTTAAAAATATTTTGAACACTCCGTTCCGATAGGTGACTTCCTTCATTTCCTCCCTTAAAGAGCCAGTCTTTCACCTTATATTCCCTAACATATTTTCTTAAAATATTGAGTGTAATTTCAGATAGAATTGAATACCGGTCTTTTCTCCCTTTGGCCTGCCGTATATGGATTAGCATTCTGCTTTTATCAATGTCATTCACTTGCAGATTAACCACTTCACTTACCCTTAAACCAGCAGAATATATTAAAAACAATATGGCTCGATGCTTAATGTTTTTAACAGATCTCAAGATACAAAATACTTCCTCCTGACTTAACACATCAGGAAGTATTTCTTCCTTTTTGGGTCGGGGCAGATTATAACAAATATCCGTCCTTCCAAGGACAGAAAAGAAAAAAAACTTAATTGCACTGATACTTTGATTTACAAATGAGTGCGAATGTTTTTTATCTATCATCAAATGCACAAGATAATTTTTAATGTCCTCT
Protein-coding regions in this window:
- a CDS encoding tyrosine-type recombinase/integrase is translated as MLSQEEVFCILRSVKNIKHRAILFLIYSAGLRVSEVVNLQVNDIDKSRMLIHIRQAKGRKDRYSILSEITLNILRKYVREYKVKDWLFKGGNEGSHLSERSVQNIFKEACTKANIKKDVSVHSLRHSFATHLLEGGTDLRYIQELLGHKNSKTTEIYTHVSQRDLAKIHSPIDALDIEV